The Saccharopolyspora gloriosae genome has a segment encoding these proteins:
- a CDS encoding SAM-dependent methyltransferase → MPSVPDTDRPNSARMYDYYLGGSAHFAIDRKAADDALDVLPQSAVYAQANRAFLGRAVRFLLSQGIDQFLDLGSGIPTVGNVHEIAHRINPAAKVSYVDHEPVAVAHAQRMLAGQSNVTITQADVRDPESVLTAPGVARMLDFTRPLAVLAIAILPFVPDDAEAHELVASYRAVSAPGSWLAISHISQVSATDEQVRVAHDVMARTPTPVLWRDRDAVESLFTGYRLADPGLVLSPLWRPDSQISFGEAAQANAYGGVGLLDG, encoded by the coding sequence ATGCCTTCAGTTCCGGACACCGACCGTCCGAACTCGGCCCGCATGTACGACTACTACCTCGGCGGCTCCGCGCATTTCGCGATCGACCGCAAAGCCGCCGACGACGCGCTCGACGTCCTGCCGCAGTCCGCGGTCTACGCCCAGGCGAACCGGGCGTTCCTCGGCCGGGCGGTGCGGTTCCTGCTCTCCCAAGGCATCGACCAGTTCCTCGACCTCGGCTCAGGCATCCCCACCGTCGGCAACGTGCACGAGATCGCGCACCGCATCAACCCAGCGGCCAAGGTGAGCTACGTCGATCACGAACCCGTCGCCGTCGCGCACGCCCAGCGCATGCTCGCGGGCCAGTCGAACGTGACGATCACCCAAGCCGACGTGCGCGACCCCGAAAGCGTGCTCACCGCGCCCGGAGTCGCCAGGATGCTCGACTTCACGCGGCCGCTGGCGGTGCTGGCCATCGCGATCCTGCCGTTCGTGCCCGACGACGCCGAAGCACACGAACTGGTGGCCAGCTACCGCGCGGTGAGTGCGCCCGGCAGCTGGCTGGCGATCTCGCACATCTCGCAGGTGTCGGCCACCGACGAACAGGTCCGGGTGGCGCATGACGTGATGGCCCGGACGCCCACACCCGTGCTGTGGCGCGACCGGGACGCCGTCGAGAGCCTGTTCACCGGCTACCGGCTCGCCGACCCGGGCCTGGTGCTGTCCCCGCTGTGGCGCCCGGACAGCCAGATCAGCTTCGGCGAAGCCGCGCAAGCCAACGCCTACGGCGGAGTGGGGTTGCTCGACGGGTAG
- a CDS encoding S10 family peptidase: protein MAATETSTGEAGQETTTPAEPADDLVSTHHTITADGGELSYTATTGRIVLREEAITDGKFDGLKAKAEVHLTSYVVDSAEPRPVTFAFNGGPGSASVWLHLGVLGPRKVVSGDTGSLAAPPYGLADNAETLLAHSDLVFIDPVSTGYSRAVNGGEPADFHGYQRDIESVGEVIRLWTSRNGRWLSPKYLAGESYGTLRAAALAEHLQDRHGLYLNGLLLISSVLDMGTIRFTDGNDQPYSLYLPTYAAIAHHHGKHGDRPLREVLDEAEKFASGDYAWALSRGSRLPAFERADIVRRTAELTGLSEEYVDRANLRIEHLRFFTELLRDDRRTVGRMDGRFLGWEPDAVGERLTDDPSVSGIIGAYSAAINHYLRQELDYANDLPYALLSNRVQPWSYKEFEGSSVSVVDKLGAAMRTNPHLRVHVAAGYTDGATPYYAAEHVLARLPIPEELRANIDVRYYEAGHMMYVHEPSRLQQSADLAEFIRQGS from the coding sequence ATGGCAGCCACCGAAACGAGCACCGGCGAAGCCGGGCAGGAAACGACGACCCCGGCGGAGCCGGCGGATGACCTGGTCAGCACGCACCACACGATCACCGCGGACGGCGGTGAGCTCTCCTACACGGCCACGACCGGCCGCATCGTGCTGCGCGAAGAGGCGATCACCGACGGCAAGTTCGACGGGCTCAAGGCGAAGGCCGAAGTCCACCTGACCTCCTACGTCGTGGACAGCGCCGAACCGCGCCCGGTGACGTTCGCGTTCAACGGTGGCCCGGGATCGGCGAGCGTGTGGCTGCACCTCGGGGTGCTGGGGCCGCGCAAGGTGGTGTCCGGGGACACCGGTTCGCTCGCCGCGCCGCCCTACGGGCTCGCCGACAACGCCGAAACCCTGCTGGCGCACAGCGACCTGGTGTTCATCGACCCCGTCTCCACCGGGTACTCCCGCGCCGTCAACGGTGGTGAACCCGCCGACTTCCACGGCTACCAACGCGACATCGAGTCCGTCGGCGAGGTGATCCGGCTGTGGACCTCGCGCAACGGGCGCTGGCTGTCGCCGAAGTACCTCGCGGGCGAGTCGTACGGCACGCTGCGCGCCGCCGCGCTCGCCGAACACCTCCAGGATCGCCACGGGCTGTACCTGAACGGGCTGCTGCTGATCTCGTCCGTGCTGGACATGGGCACGATCCGGTTCACCGACGGCAACGACCAGCCGTACTCGCTGTACCTGCCGACGTACGCGGCGATCGCGCACCACCACGGCAAGCACGGGGACCGGCCGCTGCGGGAAGTGCTCGACGAGGCGGAGAAGTTCGCTTCCGGGGATTACGCGTGGGCGCTGTCGCGCGGCTCGCGGCTGCCCGCGTTCGAGCGCGCCGACATCGTGCGGCGCACCGCGGAACTGACCGGCCTGTCCGAGGAGTACGTGGACCGGGCGAACCTGCGCATCGAGCACCTGCGGTTCTTCACCGAGCTGCTGCGTGACGACCGGCGCACCGTGGGCCGCATGGACGGGCGGTTCCTCGGCTGGGAACCCGACGCCGTCGGGGAGCGGCTCACCGACGATCCGAGCGTGTCCGGGATCATCGGCGCCTATTCCGCCGCGATCAACCACTATCTGCGCCAGGAGCTCGACTACGCGAACGATCTGCCCTACGCATTGCTGAGCAATCGGGTGCAGCCGTGGTCGTACAAGGAGTTCGAAGGCTCCTCGGTCTCGGTGGTGGACAAGCTGGGCGCGGCGATGCGCACCAATCCACATCTGCGGGTGCATGTCGCTGCCGGTTACACCGATGGCGCCACACCGTATTACGCGGCCGAACACGTGCTGGCCCGGCTGCCGATTCCGGAAGAGCTCCGCGCCAACATCGACGTCCGCTACTACGAAGCGGGCCACATGATGTACGTGCACGAGCCGTCGCGGCTTCAGCAGTCCGCCGACCTGGCCGAATTCATCCGCCAGGGCTCCTAG